From Streptomyces sp. NBC_00683, one genomic window encodes:
- a CDS encoding response regulator: protein MTKVLVVDDDFMVAKLHSRYVSAMDGFTVVGVAHSGAEALRAARRLRPDLVLLDIYLPDMDGINVLRELRAAEELNADAHSADALFITAARDAGVVRAALRAGALHYLIKPFHRSALQEQLQHVAALRNRLSALDESRQEARQEDVDRIFGTRPPGSRELPKGLAGHTADLVERILRDHPAGLSASECAEAGALSRVSARRYLEYFAETGRAEVSLRYGGTGRPERRYRAVS, encoded by the coding sequence GTGACGAAAGTGCTGGTGGTGGACGACGACTTCATGGTCGCGAAGCTGCACAGCCGCTATGTGTCCGCGATGGACGGATTTACGGTCGTCGGCGTGGCCCACAGTGGCGCCGAGGCCCTGCGCGCGGCCCGTCGGCTGCGCCCCGACCTGGTCCTGCTCGACATCTATCTGCCCGACATGGACGGGATCAACGTGCTGCGGGAGCTGCGCGCGGCGGAGGAGCTGAACGCGGACGCCCACAGCGCGGACGCGCTCTTCATCACGGCGGCCCGCGACGCCGGAGTGGTCAGGGCGGCGCTGAGGGCGGGCGCGCTGCACTACTTGATCAAGCCGTTCCACCGCTCGGCACTGCAGGAGCAGTTGCAGCACGTGGCGGCGCTGCGCAATCGCCTGAGCGCACTCGACGAGTCCCGCCAGGAAGCCCGCCAGGAGGACGTGGACCGCATCTTCGGCACCCGTCCCCCGGGATCGCGCGAACTGCCCAAGGGCCTCGCGGGACATACCGCGGACCTCGTGGAGCGCATTCTGCGGGACCACCCGGCGGGTCTGTCGGCCTCCGAGTGCGCGGAGGCGGGTGCCCTGTCCCGCGTCAGCGCGCGCCGCTACCTCGAGTACTTCGCGGAGACGGGGCGGGCCGAGGTGTCGCTGCGGTACGGGGGTACGGGGCGGCCGGAGCGGCGCTACCGGGCGGTGTCCTGA
- a CDS encoding Bug family tripartite tricarboxylate transporter substrate binding protein — translation MRLRTPLALFGAALLVVAGPPLLSTGSGSDTGTQIPGLRFMVPNTPGGGYDITARTAAKNAEDAGLTHSIEVFNLPGAGGTVGVTRLAGEHGNGKLAMSMGLGVVGAVHTNKSPKTLADTTPIARLTEEQDIVVVAKDSPYRTIDQLITAWKKDPGKIPVGGGSSPGGPDHLAPMLMAKAAGIAPKQVNYIPFDGGGELLASILGNKVGFGVSGVGEYLDQIKAGELRLLAVTGPERVPGLDAPTLREAGLDTDFTNWRGIVAPPGLSDAERDKLVALLRELHDSKQWQDSLKKNGWDDAFLTGDAFGEFLEAQDDRVATVLKELGL, via the coding sequence GTGCGATTGCGCACTCCACTCGCCCTGTTCGGGGCGGCGCTGCTGGTGGTCGCGGGGCCACCGCTGCTCTCCACGGGCAGCGGCTCCGACACCGGTACGCAGATTCCCGGACTGCGCTTCATGGTTCCCAACACACCCGGCGGCGGTTACGACATCACGGCGCGCACCGCCGCCAAGAACGCCGAGGACGCCGGCCTCACCCACAGCATCGAGGTGTTCAACCTGCCCGGCGCGGGCGGCACCGTCGGGGTGACCCGGCTGGCCGGCGAACACGGCAACGGCAAGCTCGCCATGTCCATGGGTCTCGGCGTCGTGGGCGCCGTCCACACGAACAAGTCGCCCAAGACCCTGGCCGACACGACCCCGATCGCCCGGCTCACCGAGGAGCAGGACATCGTCGTCGTCGCCAAGGACTCCCCGTACAGGACCATCGACCAGCTGATCACCGCCTGGAAGAAGGACCCGGGGAAGATTCCCGTTGGCGGCGGCTCCTCGCCCGGCGGGCCCGACCATCTGGCACCCATGCTGATGGCGAAGGCCGCCGGGATAGCCCCCAAGCAGGTCAACTACATCCCCTTCGACGGCGGCGGCGAACTGCTCGCCTCGATCCTCGGCAACAAGGTCGGCTTCGGCGTCTCCGGGGTCGGCGAGTACCTCGACCAGATCAAGGCCGGCGAACTGCGGCTGCTCGCCGTGACCGGACCCGAGCGCGTACCGGGACTCGACGCGCCCACCCTCCGTGAGGCGGGGCTGGACACCGACTTCACCAACTGGCGCGGCATCGTCGCCCCGCCGGGCCTCTCCGACGCCGAACGCGACAAGCTCGTCGCACTCCTGCGGGAACTGCACGACTCGAAGCAGTGGCAGGACTCCCTGAAGAAGAACGGCTGGGACGACGCGTTCCTCACCGGTGACGCCTTCGGCGAGTTCCTGGAGGCCCAGGACGACCGTGTCGCCACCGTGCTGAAGGAGCTGGGACTGTGA
- a CDS encoding alkaline phosphatase D family protein, with protein MVAMSVSRRQMFGFGGAAAAALMLGTGAWDAQSAFAAPALKGDPFTLGVASGDPTSDGVVLWTRLAPDPFAQDGLGGMPTTPVRVQYEVALDERFRRVVRRGSVIATPELAHSVHPEVNGLAPDRVYWFRFRAGSAVSPVGRTRTAPAPRDSPRRLRFAFASCQAWQDGYFTAYHHMAQEDLDLVVHLGDYLYESGVRTNKRGVTTDPRFHTETLDLARYRLQYGLYKSEAPLREAHANFPWIMTFDDHEVENNWADEVSENNENPETFLKRRADAFQALYEHAPLRHTQLPNGPDVQMYRRLSYGRLADFTMLDTRQYRDDQPCGDGTSADCAERFDPARTLLGARQRDWVLKGFSRSSARWQILGNQAPMGQTDQDPGPGTTVWMDPWDGYVTERNRLLAEADTRGVRNLVVITGDRHQNYAWDLKRDYADPSSATVGSEFVGTSVTSGGDGADMTAQGETFLAANPHMKFFNSQRGYVRVTVDRERWTSDFRVLPFVTKPDAPISTRASVVVEDKVPGVQI; from the coding sequence GTGGTCGCGATGTCCGTGTCCCGCAGGCAGATGTTCGGATTCGGCGGGGCCGCAGCCGCCGCGCTGATGCTCGGGACGGGGGCGTGGGACGCGCAGTCCGCGTTCGCCGCGCCCGCCCTGAAGGGTGACCCGTTCACCCTGGGCGTCGCCTCGGGCGACCCCACGTCGGACGGGGTCGTGCTCTGGACACGTCTCGCTCCCGACCCGTTCGCCCAGGACGGCCTCGGCGGCATGCCGACCACACCCGTCCGCGTCCAGTACGAGGTGGCGCTCGACGAGCGGTTCCGCCGGGTCGTGCGCCGCGGCAGCGTGATCGCGACTCCCGAACTGGCGCACTCCGTCCACCCCGAGGTCAACGGCCTCGCGCCCGACCGCGTGTACTGGTTCCGCTTCCGGGCCGGCTCCGCCGTCTCCCCCGTCGGACGTACGCGCACCGCCCCGGCGCCCCGGGACTCCCCGCGCCGGCTGAGGTTCGCCTTCGCGTCCTGCCAGGCGTGGCAGGACGGCTACTTCACGGCCTATCACCACATGGCGCAGGAGGACCTGGACCTGGTGGTGCACCTCGGTGACTACCTGTACGAGTCCGGCGTCAGGACGAACAAGCGCGGCGTGACCACCGATCCCAGGTTCCACACGGAGACCCTCGACCTGGCGCGCTACCGGCTGCAGTACGGCCTCTACAAGTCCGAGGCCCCGCTGCGCGAGGCGCACGCCAACTTCCCGTGGATCATGACCTTCGACGACCACGAGGTGGAGAACAACTGGGCGGACGAGGTCTCCGAGAACAACGAGAACCCCGAGACGTTCCTGAAGCGCCGGGCCGACGCGTTCCAGGCCCTGTACGAGCACGCGCCGCTGCGCCATACCCAGCTGCCGAACGGCCCCGACGTACAGATGTACCGCAGGCTCTCCTACGGGCGCCTCGCCGACTTCACCATGCTCGACACCCGCCAGTACCGTGACGACCAGCCGTGCGGCGACGGCACGTCCGCGGACTGCGCCGAGCGCTTCGACCCGGCACGGACCCTGCTCGGTGCCCGGCAGCGGGACTGGGTCCTCAAGGGCTTCAGCCGCTCGTCCGCCCGCTGGCAGATCCTCGGCAACCAGGCCCCGATGGGCCAGACCGACCAGGACCCGGGTCCCGGCACGACGGTCTGGATGGACCCGTGGGACGGCTATGTCACCGAGCGCAACCGGCTGCTGGCCGAGGCCGACACCCGCGGGGTGCGCAACCTGGTCGTCATCACGGGCGACCGGCACCAGAACTACGCGTGGGACCTGAAGCGCGACTACGCCGATCCGTCCTCGGCGACCGTCGGTTCGGAGTTCGTGGGCACCTCGGTCACGAGCGGCGGCGACGGCGCGGACATGACGGCACAGGGCGAGACGTTCCTCGCGGCGAACCCGCACATGAAGTTCTTCAACAGCCAGCGCGGCTACGTCCGGGTCACGGTGGACCGTGAGCGATGGACGAGCGACTTCCGCGTCCTGCCCTTCGTGACGAAGCCGGACGCGCCGATCAGTACGCGCGCGAGCGTGGTCGTGGAGGACAAGGTGCCCGGCGTCCAGATCTGA
- a CDS encoding esterase/lipase family protein, producing the protein MLPWTRAPRTPRARRPLTALFLAVAVLATPMATATAATPTEAAATSAASSRGWNDYSCKPSAAHPRPVVLVHGTFGNSIDNWLVLAPYLVNRGYCVFSLDYGQLPGVPLFNGLGPIDKSAEQLKVFVDKVLGATGAPKADIVGHSQGGMMPNYYLKFLGGAAKVNALVGIAPDNHGTTLLGLTKLLPYFPGIEDLLTMNTPGLADQVAGSAFITKLNAGGDTVPGVRYTVIATQYDEVVTPYRTQYLSGPNVRNVLLQNLCAVDLSEHVAIGTIDRIAFHEVENALDPAHATPTDCLSVIG; encoded by the coding sequence ATGCTGCCCTGGACCCGTGCCCCGCGTACCCCACGCGCGCGCCGACCCCTCACCGCACTCTTCCTCGCCGTCGCCGTACTCGCCACCCCCATGGCGACCGCGACCGCAGCCACCCCCACGGAAGCCGCCGCCACGTCCGCCGCGTCCTCCCGTGGCTGGAACGACTACTCCTGCAAGCCCTCCGCCGCCCATCCCCGCCCGGTCGTCCTGGTCCACGGGACCTTCGGGAACTCGATCGACAACTGGCTCGTCCTCGCGCCGTACCTCGTCAACCGGGGCTACTGCGTCTTCTCGCTCGACTACGGGCAGCTCCCGGGCGTGCCGCTCTTCAACGGCCTCGGCCCCATCGACAAGTCGGCCGAGCAGCTCAAGGTGTTCGTCGACAAGGTGCTCGGCGCCACCGGCGCACCCAAGGCCGACATCGTCGGCCACTCCCAGGGCGGCATGATGCCCAACTACTACCTGAAGTTCCTCGGCGGCGCCGCCAAGGTGAACGCCCTGGTCGGGATCGCCCCCGACAACCACGGCACCACACTCCTCGGCCTGACCAAGCTCCTGCCGTACTTCCCCGGCATCGAGGACCTGCTCACCATGAACACCCCCGGCCTCGCCGACCAGGTCGCCGGATCCGCCTTCATCACCAAGCTCAACGCGGGCGGCGACACCGTGCCCGGTGTCCGCTACACCGTCATCGCGACCCAGTACGACGAGGTCGTGACCCCGTACCGCACGCAGTACCTGAGCGGCCCGAACGTACGCAATGTCCTGCTCCAGAACCTGTGCGCCGTCGACCTCTCCGAACACGTCGCGATCGGGACCATCGACCGCATCGCCTTCCACGAGGTCGAGAACGCGCTCGACCCGGCGCACGCCACCCCGACGGACTGTCTGTCGGTGATCGGCTGA
- a CDS encoding right-handed parallel beta-helix repeat-containing protein, whose product MQLRPLIACVSLLAGMLVALSGNAVHAAGTELYVSPDGTDSAAGTESDPTTLTSAISRVTPGGTVHLRGGTYKYSQTVTIPQGNDGTSGDRTELSAYPGETPVLNFSAMAEETTNRGLAVNGSFWHVNGIVVEHAGDNGIFVGGSNNIIERTVTRFNRDTGLQLSRILSTTPSDEWPSNNLILSAESHDNADSDGEDADGFAAKLTVGPGNVFRYAVSHNNIDDGWDLYTKSETGPIGAVTIEDSLAYSNGTLSDGSQDSNGDRNGYKLGGDDIEVDHVVRRSIAYDNGKHGFTYNSNPGHMSVSGNVSIDNAERNFQFDDGTSVFRDNVSCRSGDGTNDRTIGDVDGSNQFWTGTNGSRCSDYAGALDWSFATDGSLAVTFGGNSVTP is encoded by the coding sequence ATGCAACTGAGACCTCTCATCGCATGCGTCAGCCTGCTGGCCGGCATGCTTGTCGCGCTGTCCGGCAACGCGGTGCACGCCGCGGGCACCGAGCTGTACGTGTCGCCCGACGGCACCGACAGCGCCGCCGGAACCGAGTCGGACCCCACGACGCTCACCTCCGCCATCAGCCGTGTCACTCCCGGCGGGACGGTCCACCTGCGCGGCGGGACCTACAAGTACTCGCAGACGGTCACCATCCCGCAGGGCAACGACGGCACCTCGGGCGACCGCACGGAGCTGTCCGCCTACCCGGGTGAGACCCCCGTCCTGAACTTCTCGGCCATGGCCGAGGAGACGACGAACCGCGGGCTCGCCGTGAACGGGTCGTTCTGGCACGTGAACGGAATCGTCGTCGAGCACGCCGGTGACAACGGGATCTTCGTCGGTGGCAGCAACAACATCATCGAGCGCACGGTGACGCGGTTCAACCGCGACACCGGGCTGCAGCTCTCACGGATCCTGTCCACCACCCCCAGTGACGAGTGGCCGTCCAACAACCTCATCCTGAGCGCGGAGTCGCACGACAACGCGGACTCCGACGGTGAGGACGCCGATGGCTTCGCCGCGAAGCTCACCGTCGGCCCCGGGAACGTCTTCCGCTACGCCGTGTCCCACAACAACATCGACGACGGCTGGGACCTCTACACCAAGTCGGAGACGGGACCGATCGGCGCGGTGACCATCGAGGACTCCCTCGCCTACAGCAACGGCACCCTGAGTGACGGCAGCCAGGACTCGAACGGCGACCGGAACGGCTACAAGCTCGGCGGCGACGACATCGAGGTCGACCACGTCGTCCGGCGCAGCATCGCCTACGACAACGGCAAGCACGGGTTCACCTACAACAGCAACCCCGGGCACATGTCGGTGTCGGGCAACGTCAGCATCGACAACGCCGAGCGCAACTTCCAGTTCGACGACGGCACTTCGGTGTTCCGGGACAACGTGTCGTGCCGAAGCGGCGACGGGACGAACGACAGGACCATCGGTGACGTCGACGGTTCGAACCAGTTCTGGACCGGTACCAACGGGTCCCGGTGCTCCGACTACGCCGGCGCCCTGGACTGGTCGTTCGCCACGGACGGCAGCCTCGCCGTGACCTTCGGCGGGAATTCTGTGACGCCGTGA
- a CDS encoding lytic polysaccharide monooxygenase auxiliary activity family 9 protein — MAAIKTARRRLAPIVALGIAPLALTGLSAAPAAAHGSLTDPVSRVSACFAEGPESPKSAACQAAVAAGGTQALYDWNGVNIANAAGKHRELIPDGKLCSAGNDKFKGLDLPRADWPSTPMKAGSHTFRFRATAPHKGSFELYLTKAGYDPSQPLKWSDLQEKPFAEATDPKLENGSYVFDGTVPQASGRQLVYTVWQRSDSPEAFYACSDVVFGGEGTGSGSVAAVPAPAASAPSDQDIDEGADKSSVEHNGHGDSDAATGAKVTEAAPADGGEGGDGANAPEPNSAAAAPAGAADETLAETGGSDSTTYLAIGGAAALAIGASALFASVRRRAATGSHRG, encoded by the coding sequence ATGGCCGCCATCAAGACCGCTCGCCGCAGGCTCGCCCCGATCGTCGCGCTCGGCATCGCTCCGCTCGCACTGACCGGGCTGTCCGCCGCCCCGGCGGCCGCCCACGGTTCGCTGACCGACCCGGTGAGCCGGGTCTCGGCCTGTTTCGCGGAGGGGCCTGAGAGCCCGAAGTCCGCCGCGTGCCAGGCGGCGGTCGCGGCGGGCGGCACCCAGGCGCTGTACGACTGGAACGGTGTGAACATCGCCAACGCGGCGGGCAAGCACCGTGAGCTGATCCCGGACGGCAAGCTGTGCAGCGCGGGCAACGACAAGTTCAAGGGGCTCGACCTGCCGCGCGCGGACTGGCCGTCCACCCCCATGAAGGCGGGCAGTCACACCTTCCGGTTCCGGGCGACCGCACCGCACAAGGGTTCCTTCGAGCTGTACCTCACCAAGGCCGGTTACGACCCCTCGCAGCCGCTGAAGTGGTCGGACCTCCAGGAGAAGCCGTTCGCCGAGGCGACCGACCCGAAGCTGGAGAACGGGTCGTACGTCTTCGACGGCACCGTGCCGCAGGCTTCGGGACGGCAGTTGGTGTACACCGTCTGGCAGCGTTCGGACTCCCCCGAGGCGTTCTACGCCTGCTCCGACGTGGTCTTCGGTGGCGAGGGGACCGGCAGCGGTTCCGTTGCCGCCGTCCCGGCACCGGCTGCCTCCGCCCCGTCCGACCAGGACATCGACGAGGGCGCCGACAAGTCGTCCGTCGAGCACAACGGGCACGGTGACAGCGACGCCGCGACGGGCGCGAAGGTCACCGAGGCGGCCCCGGCCGACGGGGGCGAGGGTGGGGACGGAGCCAACGCTCCTGAGCCGAACAGTGCCGCCGCCGCTCCGGCCGGCGCCGCGGACGAGACTCTCGCCGAGACCGGTGGCAGCGACAGCACCACCTACCTGGCGATCGGCGGTGCGGCCGCGCTGGCGATCGGCGCGAGCGCCCTGTTCGCCTCGGTCCGCCGCCGGGCAGCCACCGGCTCCCACCGCGGCTGA
- a CDS encoding DUF6251 family protein: MLDRPFAPLARLQPQLDVQSPHAPTLAAVPVPQIVDQYVHQAPPDRTVKRLGPSGSA; encoded by the coding sequence CTGCTTGATCGGCCGTTTGCACCACTTGCACGGCTTCAGCCGCAGCTTGACGTCCAGTCCCCCCATGCCCCGACCTTAGCGGCCGTACCTGTGCCGCAGATCGTGGACCAGTACGTTCACCAGGCCCCGCCCGACCGCACGGTCAAGCGCCTCGGGCCTTCCGGTTCCGCCTAG
- a CDS encoding serine hydrolase domain-containing protein, which produces MSAQRALLPRSAPAASGISSRSIAALLDRLEARSIECHSIMVVHHGHVVAEGWWAPYSAERPHLLYSLTKSFTSIAVGLAVADGLLSLDDRVVQVLPDHVPADISEQGSRITVHHLLSMTAGHPTDSLAEAWQLEPDDLVKGFLGLPFATAEGTRHTYDNSTTFILARMVERVTGRSLPEFLDERLFKPMGVDHAEWDRVKSGAAFGFHGLHLTTEAIAAFGELLLRGGRFGDQQLVPREWVELATSRHIDSEWILDGSDQADFSYGYGYQFWMSRHGYHGHGSYGQQCVVVPSHDLVVAVTAQGASQEVLDAIWECLLPGVDHAGSAQDDEILADRLQQLSLSPVPGSADPGRSASATLDASAEGSALPNGTTVIIDPVDGGWLVRFESLLDVEVGHGDWRESSPLGRPVVAAGAWQGSTFVADLYVVTTPHRVHLVVDAEARTAAATWSTVPLTGPSLELHVRSPLMTRPDVE; this is translated from the coding sequence ATGTCTGCTCAACGCGCCCTGCTTCCACGTTCGGCACCGGCTGCCTCGGGAATCTCGTCCCGTTCGATCGCCGCGCTGCTGGACCGGCTCGAAGCACGATCGATCGAGTGTCACTCCATCATGGTCGTGCACCACGGCCACGTCGTCGCCGAAGGCTGGTGGGCGCCGTACTCGGCCGAACGTCCGCATCTTCTCTACTCGCTGACCAAATCGTTCACGTCGATCGCCGTGGGGCTCGCGGTCGCCGACGGACTCCTCTCGCTGGACGATCGGGTAGTGCAGGTGTTGCCCGACCACGTCCCGGCCGACATCTCGGAGCAGGGAAGCCGCATCACCGTTCACCACCTGCTGTCCATGACGGCCGGGCACCCCACGGACAGCCTCGCCGAAGCCTGGCAGCTGGAACCCGACGACTTGGTGAAGGGCTTCCTGGGCCTGCCGTTTGCCACGGCCGAGGGAACGCGGCACACCTACGACAACTCAACCACCTTCATCCTGGCCCGGATGGTGGAACGGGTCACGGGTCGCAGTCTCCCGGAGTTCCTCGACGAGCGCCTCTTCAAGCCGATGGGCGTCGACCACGCCGAATGGGACCGGGTGAAGAGCGGTGCCGCCTTCGGATTCCACGGACTGCACCTCACGACCGAGGCCATTGCCGCCTTCGGTGAACTACTGCTGCGCGGCGGCCGCTTCGGCGACCAGCAACTCGTCCCGCGCGAATGGGTGGAGCTCGCGACCAGTCGGCACATCGACAGCGAGTGGATCCTGGACGGATCGGACCAGGCGGACTTCTCTTACGGCTACGGCTATCAGTTCTGGATGTCGCGTCACGGCTACCACGGTCATGGCTCCTACGGACAGCAGTGTGTGGTGGTCCCCTCGCACGATCTCGTGGTCGCCGTGACCGCCCAAGGGGCGTCCCAGGAGGTGCTCGACGCCATATGGGAGTGCTTGCTACCCGGCGTGGACCATGCGGGAAGCGCCCAGGACGACGAGATCCTCGCCGATCGACTGCAGCAACTGTCATTGTCGCCGGTGCCGGGTTCCGCCGACCCGGGGCGTTCGGCCAGTGCGACGCTCGACGCCTCCGCTGAGGGCTCGGCCCTGCCCAACGGAACGACGGTGATCATCGATCCCGTCGACGGCGGATGGCTTGTACGGTTCGAGTCGCTCCTCGACGTTGAGGTCGGCCATGGCGACTGGCGGGAAAGCTCCCCGCTCGGTCGGCCTGTCGTCGCGGCCGGTGCCTGGCAGGGCAGCACATTCGTGGCCGATCTCTACGTCGTCACCACCCCGCACCGCGTTCATCTGGTCGTCGACGCCGAGGCGAGGACCGCGGCGGCGACCTGGAGCACCGTGCCCCTGACCGGTCCCAGCCTGGAATTGCACGTGCGTTCGCCACTGATGACACGACCTGACGTCGAGTAA
- a CDS encoding IS630 family transposase encodes MAEPVRVRRLSDQEGRQLQQIVRRGTMNTVRYRRAMMLLASAGGSRVPVIAQLVAADEDTVRDVIHRFNEIGLAALDPQWAGGRPRQLSPDDEDFVVKTATTGPARLGRPFTHWSLRKLAAYLPTVPGRTINLGREALRCLLARSGVTFQRTSTWKESTDPDYDTKLDRIEYLLEHAPDRVFAFDEFGPLGIRPTAGTSWAPAGRPDRLPATYHRTHGVTYFHGCYSVGDDTLWGVNRRRKGAVNSLAALRSIRAARPDGDPIHVIMDNLSAHKGTRIRTWATQHQVEVCFTPTNASWADPIEAHFGPLRQFTLANSHHPNHTVQTRALQAYLRWRNTHARHPDVLAAQRRERARIRSEKGIRWGGRPLLAVA; translated from the coding sequence GTGGCAGAGCCGGTCAGGGTCCGTCGGTTATCCGACCAGGAGGGCCGGCAGCTGCAGCAGATCGTGCGGCGCGGCACCATGAACACGGTGCGCTACCGCCGCGCGATGATGCTGCTGGCCTCAGCCGGAGGCAGCCGGGTCCCGGTCATCGCCCAGCTGGTGGCCGCGGACGAGGACACCGTGCGCGACGTCATCCACCGGTTCAACGAGATCGGCCTGGCCGCACTGGACCCTCAGTGGGCGGGAGGCCGTCCCCGCCAGCTCAGCCCTGACGACGAGGACTTCGTCGTCAAGACGGCCACCACCGGTCCGGCCCGCCTGGGTAGGCCCTTCACCCACTGGTCCCTGCGCAAGCTCGCCGCCTACCTGCCCACCGTCCCGGGCCGGACCATCAATCTGGGACGCGAGGCCCTGCGCTGCCTGCTGGCCCGAAGCGGTGTCACCTTTCAACGCACCAGCACCTGGAAGGAGTCCACCGACCCCGACTACGACACCAAGCTCGACCGGATCGAGTACCTACTGGAGCACGCGCCGGACCGTGTCTTCGCGTTCGACGAGTTCGGACCGCTCGGCATCCGCCCCACGGCCGGGACGAGCTGGGCACCGGCCGGCCGCCCGGACCGGCTGCCGGCCACCTACCACCGCACCCACGGGGTGACTTACTTCCACGGCTGCTACTCGGTGGGCGACGACACCCTGTGGGGCGTCAACCGCCGCCGCAAAGGCGCCGTGAACTCCCTGGCCGCACTGCGATCGATCCGCGCCGCGCGCCCCGACGGCGACCCGATCCACGTGATCATGGACAATCTCTCCGCCCACAAGGGCACCAGAATCAGGACCTGGGCCACCCAGCACCAGGTCGAGGTCTGCTTCACCCCGACGAACGCCTCCTGGGCCGACCCGATCGAGGCCCACTTCGGGCCCCTGCGGCAGTTCACCCTGGCCAACTCCCACCACCCGAACCACACCGTCCAGACCCGTGCCCTGCAGGCATACCTGCGCTGGCGAAACACCCACGCCCGCCACCCCGACGTCCTGGCCGCCCAACGCCGCGAACGCGCCCGCATCCGCAGCGAGAAAGGCATCCGCTGGGGCGGACGCCCACTCCTCGCAGTTGCATAA
- a CDS encoding DNA polymerase Y family protein produces the protein MTKRQRHIAHLHLHDVLTETRYADVIELVSGITPHVQAVPPDAVQLDLASALRYFDMSPYDVVQLAKIRMKALYGIDCSAGLAGNRMLAAMAADASAPGHTTWVPDGRAAEWLHPRPVTALPGIGRATASTLSRYGLHTVGQVADVPPATLQRLLGAAQARLLAERARGHDPRPVTPMEPAAHLTDDLVLDRDCLDPAQHHRSVLGLADRIGQRLRGEGQVAGRITLTVRYADRSSTTRVHKLPEPTNHSPALVAAALGLLAALGLQRARVRAFAVRADDLLPAGGAYRQLSLDRGDARARAAEAAADRARRRFGAGVVRPGALAD, from the coding sequence ATGACCAAGCGTCAGCGGCACATCGCCCACCTCCATCTGCACGACGTACTTACCGAGACCCGGTACGCAGACGTAATCGAACTGGTGTCTGGTATCACGCCTCACGTCCAGGCTGTTCCGCCCGACGCCGTTCAATTGGACCTCGCCTCGGCGCTCCGGTACTTCGACATGTCCCCCTACGATGTGGTCCAGTTGGCGAAGATCAGGATGAAGGCCCTGTACGGCATCGACTGCAGCGCCGGCCTCGCGGGCAATCGCATGCTGGCGGCCATGGCGGCCGACGCGTCCGCGCCGGGGCATACCACCTGGGTCCCTGACGGGCGGGCCGCCGAATGGCTCCACCCCCGCCCGGTCACCGCACTGCCGGGGATCGGCCGTGCCACGGCATCGACGCTCAGCAGATACGGCTTGCACACCGTCGGCCAGGTTGCAGACGTACCTCCGGCGACCCTGCAGCGCCTTCTCGGCGCCGCTCAGGCGCGGCTGCTGGCCGAACGTGCCCGCGGTCACGACCCCCGCCCGGTCACTCCCATGGAGCCGGCGGCGCACCTGACCGACGATCTCGTGCTCGACCGGGACTGCCTCGACCCGGCGCAGCATCACCGATCCGTCCTGGGGCTCGCCGACCGGATCGGCCAGCGCCTGCGCGGTGAGGGCCAGGTCGCCGGCCGGATCACCCTCACGGTGCGGTACGCCGACCGCAGTTCCACCACCCGCGTGCACAAGCTGCCGGAACCCACCAACCACTCGCCCGCCCTCGTCGCAGCCGCTCTGGGCCTGCTGGCCGCCCTCGGGCTGCAGCGGGCACGGGTCCGTGCCTTCGCCGTCCGCGCCGACGACCTGCTGCCGGCCGGCGGTGCCTACCGCCAGCTCTCCCTGGACCGCGGGGACGCCAGGGCCCGCGCCGCCGAAGCCGCCGCGGACCGGGCACGCCGGCGCTTCGGGGCGGGGGTCGTGCGGCCGGGGGCCCTGGCCGATTGA
- a CDS encoding ankyrin repeat domain-containing protein, protein MKQRQQKKLSRHLFEAVLAGDAMRTKALLRSGASPERRNSDGTTPLYLASVQGEAEIARLLLEAGASPDTESSGLGSEGTPLCAAACWGHTETIRQLLTHGADPNLREDHGTGKSPLDWANSGPHPDTAEILRAAGAQPATHPTP, encoded by the coding sequence ATGAAGCAGCGCCAGCAGAAGAAGCTCTCCCGCCACCTCTTCGAAGCAGTCCTGGCAGGTGACGCCATGCGCACGAAGGCCCTGCTGCGCAGTGGAGCAAGTCCAGAGAGACGGAACAGTGACGGCACCACTCCGCTGTACCTGGCTTCAGTGCAGGGCGAAGCCGAGATAGCTCGTTTGCTCTTGGAAGCCGGGGCTTCTCCCGACACCGAAAGCAGCGGCCTCGGCTCTGAGGGCACACCGCTCTGCGCAGCCGCCTGCTGGGGGCACACCGAAACGATCCGGCAGTTGTTGACGCATGGCGCCGATCCCAACCTTCGCGAAGACCACGGCACAGGCAAGTCCCCGCTGGACTGGGCGAACAGCGGCCCTCACCCTGACACTGCCGAGATCCTTCGGGCAGCAGGGGCACAACCGGCAACTCACCCAACTCCGTAG